The window CCGGTACGCCCATGTCGTGGACGGGGCCGAATCGGCCACCGCGGTCACCACATTCGTCGACTTCGACCACCGGACCATCGCCTACAGCAGCGCGGGCCACCCACCGCCCGTACTGCTGCACGCCGACGGCCGCGTGGAGTTCCTCGACCGGGCCACCGACCCGCCGCTGGACGCCCGCCCCGATCCGGTCCCCAGACCCCAGGCGGAGACGCGGTTCACCGAGGGCGCCACGCTCGTGCTGTACACCGACGGACTCGTCGAGCGCAGACGGGAGGACATCTACGCCGGTCTCACCCGGCTCGCCGACTCCCTGGTCACCCACTGCCACGACGACCCCGAGATCCTTGCGGACGCGGTCCTGCTGGACCTGCTGCCACCGGGCGGCGCCACCGACGACACGGCACTGGTGGTCGTACGGCTGTGAGGGCGCTGTCAAGGTCACCGGAAAGGTCTGAGCCACTCGCCCCGGGCACGGTTCCGGCCTCGACCGCCTCCCCCTACACTGGCACCCCCACAACACGCCGGTTGACCTGCCGGAACATGGCAGTTGAGCCGATCCGCCGGAGTAGAGGAGCGACTCCTTGTTCTACTACCTGCTCAAGTACGTGTTGCTGGGCCCCCTTTTGAGACTGGTCTTCCGTCCCCGCACCGAAGGTCTGGAGAACGTTCCGTCGTCCGGAGCGGCCATCGTCGCGGGCAACCATCTCTCCTTCTCGGACCACTTCCTGATGCCCGCGATCCTCAAGCGCCGCATCACCTTCCTGGCCAAGGCCGAGTACTTCACCGGCCCCGGCCTCAAGGGCCGCCTCACGGCGTTCTTCTTCCGCAGCGCCGGCCAGATCCCGGTCGACCGCTCCGGCAAGGAGGCCGGCCAGGCCGCGATCCGCGAGGGCCTCGGGGTGCTGAGCAAGGACGAGTTGCTGGGCATCTACCCGGAGGGCACCCGCTCCCACGACGGCCGTCTGTACAAGGGCAAGGTCGGGGTCGCGGTGATGGCGCTCAAGGCCGGGGTGCCGGTGATCCCCTGCGCGATGATCGGCACCTTCGAGGCCCAGCCGCCCGGCAAGGTCATCCCCAACATCCACCCCGTGGTCATCCGCTTCGGCAAGCCCCTGGACTTCTCCCGCTACGCCGGAATGGAGAACGAGAAGGCGATCCTGCGCGCCATCACCGACGAGATCATGTACGCCATCCTGACCCTCTCCGAGCAGGAGTACGTCGACGAGTACGCGGCCGTCGCCAAGGCGAAGCAGGCCGCGGCGGGCGAGCACAAGTCCCGCAGGTTCCCGAAGATCCCGCTGGGCTGATTCAGGGAGCGACAGCCGTGAGCGCCTGGTCCAGCACCTGACGCAGCACGCGGGCGTCCGGCGCGACGGCGGTCACGAGCGCGGCCGGCCCGGGCAGGGGAACCAGTACGGCGTTCTCGGCGAGGCACCGAGCGATCACCGGCTCGTCCGCGAACTCGGGCCGTACGACGACGAGTTGCCCGACCGCGCGATGCCCCGCCAGCCCGGCGGGCCCGTCCCAGCCGCCCGGTGCCCCGGGTCCACAGGCCAGTTCCTGATCGAGGACCGTCCGCCCGGCGATCCGGACAGTGAGCCGACTGGTGAGCCGACCCGGCTCCTCCCCCACCCGCCCGAGCACCTGCTCCTCGCGCAGGACGAGCCGGGCGGTCGCACCGAGGTCGACATGTGTGGTGACATACAGATCGCTGCCACCGGCGGAGATCAACTGCTCGGGCAGCCAGCGCAGTTCGCCGCCGTCGGCCACGG of the Streptomyces sp. NBC_00287 genome contains:
- a CDS encoding lysophospholipid acyltransferase family protein, yielding MFYYLLKYVLLGPLLRLVFRPRTEGLENVPSSGAAIVAGNHLSFSDHFLMPAILKRRITFLAKAEYFTGPGLKGRLTAFFFRSAGQIPVDRSGKEAGQAAIREGLGVLSKDELLGIYPEGTRSHDGRLYKGKVGVAVMALKAGVPVIPCAMIGTFEAQPPGKVIPNIHPVVIRFGKPLDFSRYAGMENEKAILRAITDEIMYAILTLSEQEYVDEYAAVAKAKQAAAGEHKSRRFPKIPLG
- a CDS encoding urease accessory protein UreD, with the translated sequence MIVTGVAATARIGARGDGRGGTALPVLEGDGPLALRRTRGSGSEARAMLVGAMSGPLGGDRFAVEADVAEGARLHVGSAAATIALPGQAKGDARYDVRLTVADGGELRWLPEQLISAGGSDLYVTTHVDLGATARLVLREEQVLGRVGEEPGRLTSRLTVRIAGRTVLDQELACGPGAPGGWDGPAGLAGHRAVGQLVVVRPEFADEPVIARCLAENAVLVPLPGPAALVTAVAPDARVLRQVLDQALTAVAP